The following coding sequences are from one Lycium ferocissimum isolate CSIRO_LF1 chromosome 3, AGI_CSIRO_Lferr_CH_V1, whole genome shotgun sequence window:
- the LOC132048678 gene encoding aspartic proteinase 36-like, translating into MHRKFVFLVPVFCIVVASVMGQTPVGAKATTPPAASPTKTKTPAPAKAPATAPTIPVVTAPVSTPPARVLLLERVIYYTKVKLGSPPNEYKVVIDTGSDISWVTCSSCEDCPGRSGLGFELNFYDSASSSTASVIPCSDRMCSWGQCSSRNQCAYTVHYEDMSGTTGYFVSDLLHLDTILGSSLIASSSTPFVLG; encoded by the exons ATGCATAGGAAGTTTGTCTTTTTAGTGCCAGTTTTTTGCATTGTAGTGGCGAGTGTCATGGGTCAGACACCCGTGGGTGCTAAGGCCACTACTCCACCAGCTGCTTCTCCCACTAAGACCAAAACTCCTGCCCCTGCTAAAGCACCAGCCACTGCTCCAACTATCCCCGTTGTTACAGCACCAGTATCAACACCACCAGCGAGAGTGCTACTTTTGGAGAGGGT AATTTATTATACAAAAGTGAAACTAGGATCTCCACCAAATGAATACAAGGTGGTGATTGATACTGGGAGTGATATCTCATGGGTTACATGTAGCTCCTGCGAAGATTGTCCTGGAAGAAGTGGACTTGGG TTTGAGCTGAACTTCTATGACAGTGCCAGCTCATCAACTGCATCGGTCATACCTTGTTCAGACCGAATGTGTTCTTGGGGTCAGTGCTCCAGTAGAAATCAGTGCGCTTACACAGTGCATTACGAAGATATGAGTGGCACTACCGGCTATTTTGTGTCAGATTTACTACATCTTGACACAATCTTGGGGAGCTCGCTGATCGCCAGCTCTTCAACACCATTTGTTCTTGGTTGA
- the LOC132050929 gene encoding uncharacterized protein LOC132050929 isoform X2, which translates to MDLYEQKLQYISSLPDLSILKSDLTVARNEAAEAKRERDQLAEKARAYVSQIDQLRAELDGIKLEFNILHEMTIVAVAERDVLREQFRASVEQMNGLSSSLAAAEAERDRLNRVITDLQAEYGKALDQISGYDDMLEQYKADVTAAEKASNLRAEYEWCLSRRKPLEEVQATGMDLSDLIEESKKIEVEAKAAFDPKDSDIDLESADEETEGSGED; encoded by the exons ATGGATCTGTACGAGCAGAAATTGCAATACATCTCGTCTCTCCCTGACCTTTCTATCCTGAAGTCGGACTTAACAGTGGCTCGAAACGAAGCTGCCGAGGCTAAGCGGGAGCGCGATCAGTTGGCAGAGAAG GCCCGGGCTTATGTTAGCCAGATCGACCAACTTCGGGCAGAGCTGGATGGGATCAAGCTCGAGTTTAATATCCTCCACGAAATGACCATCGTTGCTGTGGCCGAACGTGATGTTCTCAGGGAGCAGTTTCGGGCATCGGTGGAACAAATGAATGGCCTTAGCTCATCACTTGCTGCGGCCGAAGCTGAACGGGATCGATTGAACCGGGTCATCACCGATCTGCAAGCTGAATATGGAAAGGCTCTTGACCAGATCTCGGGTTATGATGATATGTTAGAGCAGTACAAGGCCGATGTAACTGCTGCCGAAAAGGCCAGTAATCTTCGAGCTGAATACGAGTGGTGCTTATCCCGAAGGAAACCCCTCGAAGAAGTTCAAGCCACTGGCATGGACTTATCAGATCTGATCGAGGAATCCAAGAAGATTGAAGTGGAAGCAAAGGCTGCGTTCGACCCTAAGGATTCCGATATCGACCTCGAGTCAGCCGATGAAGAGACCGAGGGGTCGGGTGAAGATTAG
- the LOC132050929 gene encoding uncharacterized protein LOC132050929 isoform X1, producing MDLYEQKLQYISSLPDLSILKSDLTVARNEAAEAKRERDQLAEKVRAFEVFNKSLTADANALPSQARAYVSQIDQLRAELDGIKLEFNILHEMTIVAVAERDVLREQFRASVEQMNGLSSSLAAAEAERDRLNRVITDLQAEYGKALDQISGYDDMLEQYKADVTAAEKASNLRAEYEWCLSRRKPLEEVQATGMDLSDLIEESKKIEVEAKAAFDPKDSDIDLESADEETEGSGED from the coding sequence ATGGATCTGTACGAGCAGAAATTGCAATACATCTCGTCTCTCCCTGACCTTTCTATCCTGAAGTCGGACTTAACAGTGGCTCGAAACGAAGCTGCCGAGGCTAAGCGGGAGCGCGATCAGTTGGCAGAGAAGGTAAGGGCTTTCGAAGTTTTCAATAAATCTTTAACGGCCGATGCTAACGCCCTTCCTTCTCAGGCCCGGGCTTATGTTAGCCAGATCGACCAACTTCGGGCAGAGCTGGATGGGATCAAGCTCGAGTTTAATATCCTCCACGAAATGACCATCGTTGCTGTGGCCGAACGTGATGTTCTCAGGGAGCAGTTTCGGGCATCGGTGGAACAAATGAATGGCCTTAGCTCATCACTTGCTGCGGCCGAAGCTGAACGGGATCGATTGAACCGGGTCATCACCGATCTGCAAGCTGAATATGGAAAGGCTCTTGACCAGATCTCGGGTTATGATGATATGTTAGAGCAGTACAAGGCCGATGTAACTGCTGCCGAAAAGGCCAGTAATCTTCGAGCTGAATACGAGTGGTGCTTATCCCGAAGGAAACCCCTCGAAGAAGTTCAAGCCACTGGCATGGACTTATCAGATCTGATCGAGGAATCCAAGAAGATTGAAGTGGAAGCAAAGGCTGCGTTCGACCCTAAGGATTCCGATATCGACCTCGAGTCAGCCGATGAAGAGACCGAGGGGTCGGGTGAAGATTAG